One region of Arthrobacter sp. StoSoilB22 genomic DNA includes:
- a CDS encoding type II toxin-antitoxin system VapB family antitoxin: protein MIFKAVGEGRPYPDHGFSAPRDWAALPPRPIRLDELVTTKRTLDLEALLAEDSTFFGDLFPHVVQYQGVMYLEDGLHRAVRTALHQRTAIHARVLVIDG from the coding sequence GTGATCTTCAAAGCTGTGGGCGAGGGACGCCCGTACCCTGACCATGGATTCTCTGCGCCGCGGGACTGGGCTGCCCTGCCCCCGCGGCCCATCCGCCTCGATGAATTGGTGACCACCAAACGGACCTTGGACCTGGAGGCGCTGTTGGCTGAGGACTCAACGTTCTTCGGTGATTTGTTCCCGCACGTGGTCCAGTATCAAGGGGTCATGTACCTCGAAGACGGACTTCACAGGGCGGTCCGAACCGCGCTCCACCAAAGGACAGCCATTCACGCACGTGTATTGGTAATCGATGGCTAG
- a CDS encoding TetR/AcrR family transcriptional regulator — MPRITAATNAAQRAATQRRILTAFGELLFTHGLPGLTMTDVARHAGVGRTAVYNYYADMEQLLIAYALDETERFIVDLRDSLAALENPVDRLALYVRAQVEDLSRRHLPPGPAMAAVLSPGSFAKLADHVGDLNVLLQDILQDGVRQGYLPDVDVEQLARLILGTLSASAARRNRTPDGETPAPSPASDVEPHSAVELHTAQTVRFIQLGAGARFDDAGRPVRLEAPAHDALAG, encoded by the coding sequence ATGCCAAGGATCACGGCCGCCACGAATGCTGCCCAACGCGCCGCGACCCAACGTCGGATTCTCACCGCCTTTGGAGAGCTCCTCTTCACCCATGGACTCCCCGGCCTCACCATGACCGACGTTGCGCGCCACGCCGGCGTGGGACGCACGGCTGTCTACAACTACTACGCGGACATGGAGCAACTGCTCATCGCGTATGCCTTGGACGAGACCGAGCGCTTCATTGTGGACCTCCGCGATTCACTGGCCGCGCTGGAAAACCCGGTTGACCGCCTTGCCCTTTACGTCCGCGCCCAGGTGGAGGATCTCAGCCGACGCCATCTGCCCCCTGGCCCGGCCATGGCCGCAGTCCTCTCCCCCGGGTCCTTCGCCAAGCTGGCCGACCACGTGGGAGATCTCAACGTACTGTTGCAGGACATCCTCCAGGACGGAGTACGGCAGGGCTATCTGCCGGACGTCGACGTCGAGCAATTGGCGCGGCTCATTCTCGGAACGCTCTCAGCCAGCGCCGCACGCCGCAACCGAACGCCCGACGGCGAGACTCCCGCGCCGTCGCCGGCCTCCGACGTCGAGCCTCACTCAGCTGTTGAACTTCATACGGCACAAACGGTGCGTTTCATTCAGTTGGGCGCTGGTGCCCGGTTCGACGACGCCGGGAGGCCCGTCAGGCTCGAAGCGCCAGCCCACGACGCCTTGGCTGGCTAA
- a CDS encoding LytR C-terminal domain-containing protein: MTQLHGHRVVTGPELRATFAEDELAHKGRFRRRLFHGIVLVLLVGVIAAGAVGAWAIMNGVVKVPSAIASKAPISLCPSTTFDYVPNETVTLNVFNATSRGGLAGTVAEQFTARGYKVASVDNSDTAYSGIGVVVSGVKGQAAAFNIQRNLAGTDYFEDNREDESVDVILTPGFEGLVEPQLVDQTPGTLECPREDLRIADNSKWPIIPTLPAGQ; encoded by the coding sequence GTGACGCAACTCCATGGACACCGGGTAGTCACAGGTCCCGAACTTCGGGCGACCTTTGCCGAGGACGAGCTGGCGCACAAAGGCCGCTTCCGGCGGAGGCTGTTCCATGGAATCGTCCTTGTCCTGTTGGTGGGTGTCATAGCTGCCGGCGCGGTGGGTGCGTGGGCGATCATGAACGGCGTGGTCAAGGTTCCCAGCGCCATCGCCAGCAAAGCTCCCATTAGCCTGTGTCCCTCCACCACGTTCGACTACGTCCCGAACGAGACCGTGACGCTCAACGTCTTCAATGCCACCTCACGCGGAGGGCTGGCCGGCACAGTGGCAGAACAGTTCACGGCCCGGGGCTACAAGGTGGCCTCGGTGGACAACAGCGATACCGCCTATTCGGGCATTGGCGTGGTGGTCTCGGGCGTCAAAGGCCAGGCCGCGGCGTTCAATATCCAGCGGAACCTTGCAGGAACGGATTACTTCGAGGACAACCGTGAGGACGAGTCCGTGGACGTGATCCTCACGCCAGGCTTCGAAGGTTTGGTGGAGCCACAGTTGGTGGACCAGACACCGGGTACGCTGGAGTGCCCGCGGGAGGACCTGCGGATCGCTGACAACTCCAAGTGGCCCATTATTCCCACGCTTCCGGCGGGTCAGTAG